From one Coffea eugenioides isolate CCC68of chromosome 11, Ceug_1.0, whole genome shotgun sequence genomic stretch:
- the LOC113751349 gene encoding mediator of RNA polymerase II transcription subunit 23: MFRTPGGGNVSNQTPTTSDSGMMMDQNTAHHQQLQQQQQMQNGQRNNPSSSSTSATSRALQFHPARPAILDLFNLYLGRTAQQKSDESAREPPNKTQKRISALNRDLPPRNEQFLLDFEQLLSQFQDQDQLRALTESTLISLVIQCRSHAPRAEFLLFALHSLSSISYINWDTFLPSLLSSVSSVEVSISQGSQSGATVSSATLTQSGVLPPSSTVTNPTNFQSSSPASPLPSVHCIGSPAQSVAEQSPMKSPDVGGGQQSNSRINLITRDNSMSNLRHLCCKIILISLKFNLKPSTHADVFSHLLNWIINWDQKQQGIDEFDSARYWKPDKALIEWLHSCLDVIWLLVEDDKCRIPFYELVRSNLQVIENIPDDEALFTLILEIHKRRDMMAMHMQMLDQHLHCPTFGTPRLFPQAMNNMSGEAATHMRYPPITYPSVLGEPLHGEDIAVSIQRGTLDWERALRCIRHALRNTPSLDWWKRVLLLAPCYRLPAQAPTPGAVFTAEMISEATIDRIAELLKLTNSEINCWQEWLSFSDVFFFLAKNGCLDFVDFVDKLVSRLQGGDQHILRTNHVTWLLTQIIRVELVMNALNSDSRKVEITRKILSFHKEASSDPNNPQSILLDFVSSCQNLRIWSLNTSTREYLNNEQLQKGKQIDEWWRQTTKGERTLDYMNMDDRSIGMFWVVSYTMAQPACESVMNYLASAGVTELLPGSNLQANERIAVMREVSPLPISLLSGFSINLCLKLTFQMEESMFNGQVIPNIAMVETYCRLLLIVPHSLFRPHLPHLSQRNTATLTKPGASILLFEILNYRLLSLYRYQGKSKNLMYDITKMISSLKGKRGDHRIFRLGENLCMNLLLSLKEFFFVKREGKGPTDFTETLNRIAITSLAIIIKTRGITDFDHLLYLPTMLEQILATSQHAWSEKTLRYFPSVLRDALAGRMDKRGLAIQAWQQAETTVINQCTQLLSPSADPSYVVTYISHSFPQHRQYLCAGAWVLMHGHPESINSANLGRVLREFSPEEVTANIYTMVDVLLHHIHLELQRGHSPQDLMLKACANLSFFIWTHELLPLDILLLALIDRDDDPHSLRIVMSLLESKELQQRVKLYSMNRGQPEHWLLSGTFKRVELQKALGNHLSWKERFPTFFDDIAARLLPVIPLIIYRLIENDAIDAADRVLQLYNLFLHYYPLNFTFVRDILAYFYGHLPGKLILRILSVLDVKKIPFSESFPQHINSANASICPPLDYFATLLLGLANHVIPPLSNSSKLGPAGDVSISSARMQHNKTQAAAQPGQTNASEGQKAFYQIQDPGTYTQLILETAVIEILSLPISASQVVSSLVQIVVHIQPTLVQSSNGVHGAPGVGGQSSVLPTSPSGGSNDSFGPTRTSSSPSGMNTSNFIWRSGYTCQQLSCLLIQACGLLLAQLPPEFHVQLYMEAARVVKECWWLTDGKRSASELESAVSYALLDPTWAAQDNTSTAIGNVVALLHSFFSNLPQEWLEGTHLIIKHLRPVTSIAVLRIAFRIMGPLLPRLANAHPLFSKTLSLLLTIMVDVFGKNSQPLAPVEASEIVDLIDFLHHVIHYEGQAGPVQASSKPRTEVLALLGRAADSLRPDMQHLLSHLKTDVNCSIYAATHPKLAQNTS, encoded by the exons ATGTTTAGAACTCCTGGGGGTGGGAATGTTTCGAATCAGACCCCAACAACCTCGGACAGTGGTATGATGATGGACCAGAACACAGCCCATCACCAGCAGCTACAACAGCAGCAGCAGATGCAGAATGGTCAAAGAAACAATCCCAGTTCTTCTTCTACGTCTGCTACTTCAAGGGCTCTTCAATTTCACCCTGCCAGACCAGCCATCCTCGACCTTTTCAATCTTTACTTAGGA AGAACTGCACAGCAAAAATCGGATGAATCAGCCCGGGAACCACC GAACAAGACACAGAAGCGCATTAGTGCTCTCAATAGAGATCTGCCACCTCGAAATGAACAGTTCCTGTTAGATTTTGAGCAGCTACTGAGTCAATTTCAA GACCAGGATCAACTGCGTGCTTTGACAGAATCTACTCTTATATCTCTGGTTATTCAGTGTAGAAGTCACGCACCCCGAgcagaatttcttctttttgcaTTGCACAGTCTCTCTAGCATAAGTTACATAAACTGGGATACTTTTTTGCCATCTCTTCTCTCTTCAGTTTCTTCTGTGGAGGTTTCAATCAGTCAAGGAAGCCAATCAGGGGCTACTGTCTCTTCTGCGACTTTAACACAGTCTGGGGTGTTGCCACCTTCCAGCACGGTTACTAATCCCACCAATTTTCAGTCATCAAGTCCTGCATCTCCTCTGCCTTCTGTTCACTGTATTGGATCCCCAGCTCAATCAGTTGCAGAACAATCACCAATGAAGTCCCCTGATGTTGGTGGCGGTCAACAATCAAATTCAAGAATCAACTTAATTACAAGGGACAATTCTATGAGCAACTTGCGCCACTTGTGTTGCAAGATAATCTTAATCAGCCTAAAATTTAACCTAAAGCCATCTACCCATGCTGATGTTTTCTCTCATCTGTTAAATTGGATTATCAACTGGGACCAAAAACAGCAGGGTATTGATGAATTTGACAGTGCAAGATACTGGAAACCTGACAAGGCACTGATTGAATGGCTCCATAGTTGTTTAGATGTGATATGGCTGTTAGTCGAAGATGATAAATGCCGTATACCTTTTTATGAACTTGTGCGAAGTAACTTGCAGGTCATAGAAAATATTCCAGATGATGAGGCACTGTTCACACTTATTTTGGAGATCCACAAAAGGCGAGATATGATGGCCATGCACATGCAAATGTTGGATCAACATCTTCATTGTCCTACATTTGGAACTCCTAGGCTTTTTCCTCAGGCGATGAATAACATGTCAGGTGAAGCAGCAACTCACATGAGATATCCACCAATTACATACCCAAGTGTGCTTGGAGAACCACTGCATGGAGAG GATATTGCAGTATCCATTCAGAGAGGAACTTTGGACTGGGAGCGTGCTCTTCGTTGCATAAGACATGCTCTTCGTAATACACCATCACTTGACTGGTGGAAGCGTGTGCTTCTTCTAGCTCCCTGTTACAGGCTTCCAGCTCAAGCACCAACTCCTGGTGCTGTCTTTACTGCTGAAATGATTAGTGAGGCTACAATTGATCGGATTGCTGAATTATTGAAGCTGACAAATTCAG AGATAAATTGCTGGCAAGAGTGGCTTAGCTTTTCAGACGTATTCTTTTTTCTCGCGAAAAACGGATGTCTTGATTTTGTTGACTTTGTGGACAAATTGGTTTCTCGGCTTCAGGGTGGTGATCAGCATATCCTCAGGACAAACCACGTTACATGGTTGCTTACTCAAATTATTCGGGTTGAGCTAGTAATGAATGCTTTAAATTCAGACTCAAGAAAG GTTGAGATTACGAGGAAAATTCTCTCATTTCATAAAGAGGCAAGTTCTGACCCAAATAATCCCCAAAGCATCCTGCTTGACTTCGTAAGTAGTTGTCAGAACTTGAGGATTTGGTCGTTGAATACATCAACCAGAGAATACTTAAACAATGAGCAGCTTCAGAAGGGAAAGCAAATCGATGAATGGTGGAGACAAACAACTAAAG GTGAGCGGACTCTGGATTATATGAATATGGATGACAGATCGATTGGTATGTTTTGGGTCGTGTCTTACACCATGGCACAGCCAGCTTGTGAATCAGTGATGAATTATTTAGCATCAGCTGGAGTTACGGAGCTGTTACCAGGGTCAAATCTGCAGGCTAATGAGCGAATTGCAGTGATGCGGGAAGTTAGTCCACTGCCAATATCACTATTATCGGGGTTCTCCATAAACCTATGCCTAAAATTGACATTTCAGATGGAAGAATCTATGTTTAATGGACAG GTCATCCCAAACATTGCAATGGTGGAAACATACTGTAGATTGCTGCTGATTGTCCCTCATTCATTGTTCCGTCCACACTTACCT CATTTGAGTCAAAGGAACACTGCTACTTTGACAAAGCCTGGTGCTTCCATTCTGTTGTTTGAGATTTTGAACTACCGCCTTCTTTCACTTTACAG GTACCAAGGGAAGAGCAAAAATTTGATGTATGACATCACAAAAATGATTTCTTCGCTAAAAGGGAAACGTGGAGATCATCGCATTTTCAGATTGGGGGAAAATTTGTGCATGAATCTGCTCTTATCATTGAAGGAGTTTTTTTTTGTGAAGAGGGAAGGGAAG GGTCCAACCGACTTTACCGAAACTTTAAACCGAATAGCAATAACTAGTTTGGCGATCATTATTAAAACACGTGGCATTACAGACTTCGATCATTTGCTATATCTTCCAACAATGTTGGAGCAAATATTGGCAACTAGTCAGCATGCTTGGTCTGAGAAGACTTTGCGTTATTTTCCATCTGTCCTACGTGATGCCTTGGCCGGGAGGATGGATAAAAGAGGCCTTGCAATCCAAGCATGGCAGCAG gcCGAAACTACAGTGATTAACCAATGCACTCAGCTTCTTTCACCGTCAGCTGATCCTTCCTATGTCGTTACTTACATAAGCCATAGCTTCCCTCAACATCGTCAATACCTGTGTGCTGGTGCTTGGGTGCTGATGCATGGACATCCTGAGAGCATTAACAGTGCTAATCTT GGACGTGTCTTAAGAGAATTTTCTCCAGAAGAAGTAACTGCAAATATATACACAATGGTGGATGTGCTACTGCATCACATTCACTTGGAACTACAGCGTGGACATTCCCCACAG GATCTTATGCTAAAAGCTTGTGCaaacctttctttttttatttggaCCCATGAGCTACTGCCTCTGGACATTTTGTTGTTGGCGCTTATAGACCGTGATGATGATCCACATTCTCTGCGGATTGTG ATGAGTCTACTGGAAAGTAAAGAGCTCCAGCAGAGGGTAAAATTGTACAGTATGAATCGTGGCCAGCCTGAGCATTGGCTTCTTAGCGGGACTTTCAAGCGTGTTGAATTGCAAAAAGCTCTAGGGAATCATCTCTCTTGGAAGGAAAG ATTTCCCACATTTTTTGATGATATTGCTGCACGTTTGCTACCAGTGATTCCGCTAATCATATATAGACTGATTGAAAACGATGCTATAGATGCAGCTGACAGAGTTCTGCAGCTGTATAATCTATTCTTGCATTATTATCCTTTAAATTTCACATTTGTTCGTGATATACTTGCATATTTCTATGGTCATCTTCCTGGGAAGCTTATCCTGCGGATATTGAGTGTGTTAGATGTCAAGAAG ATTCCATTTTCTGAATCCTTTCCCCAGCATATTAATTCAGCAAATGCTTCTATTTGTCCACCACTGGATTACTTTGCCACTCTGTTATTGGGTCTGGCGAATCATGTAATTCCTCCTCTGAGTAACTCTTCAAAGCTTGGACCTGCTGGAGATGTCTCCATTAGTTCTGCCAGGATGCAACATAATAAAACTCAAGCAGCTGCACAGCCTGGGCAAACAAATGCATCTGAAGGCCAGAAAGCATTCTATCAAATCCAAGATCCTGGGACATATACGCAGCTGATACTTGAAACAGCAGTGATAGAAATATTATCTCTTCCCATATCAGCATCCCAGGTTGTGTCATCACTTGTTCAAATTGTTGTTCACATACAGCCAACGCTGGTCCAATCCAGCAATGGAGTACATGGAGCTCCTGGTGTTGGTGGACAAAGTTCTGTTCTGCCAACTTCTCCATCTGGTGGAAGCAATGACTCGTTTGGTCCAACCAGAACTAGTTCCTCGCCCTCTGGAATGAACACATCTAACTTCATTTGGCGAAGTGGTTATACATGCCAGCAATTGTCATGTTTACTGATCCAAGCTTGTGGTCTTCTACTGGCTCAACTTCCTCCGGAGTTTCACGTACAATTGTATATGGAAGCTGCACGTGTTGTAAAAGAATGTTGGTGGCTTACTGATGGAAAAAGGTCAGCTAGTGAGCTTGAATCCGCTGTTAGCTATGCTTTGTTAGATCCAACATGGGCTGCCCAAGACAACACTTCTACAGCTATTG GGAATGTTGTGGCGTTGTTACATTCTTTCTTTAGTAACCTTCCGCAAGAATGGCTAGAAGGCACGCACCTAATCATCAAGCATCTTAGACCCGTGACATCGATTGCAGTTTTGAGGATAGCATTTCGTATTATGGGTCCACTGCTTCCAAGATTGGCCAATGCGCATCCCCTCTTCAGTAAG ACATTGTCACTGCTGTTAACGATAATGGTGGATGTTTTTGGCAAGAATTCTCAACCATTAGCTCCTGTTGAAGCATCAGAAATAGTAGATCTCATTGACTTCCT CCATCATGTTATTCACTATGAGGGGCAGGCAGGGCCAGTACAAGCAAGTAGCAAGCCCAGGACAGAAGTTTTGGCTCTTCTTGGAAGAGCAGCAGATAGTTTACGTCCTGACATGCAGCACCTTCTTTCACATTTAAAAACAGACGTAAATTGTTCCATTTATGCAGCAACTCACCCAAAGCTTGCACAAAATACCTCTTGA